The DNA sequence GACGGTGACCGGGGGTGGCAGGTTCTTCATGGATTTCGCCAGCGCGCTCATGGGCCGTGCCCGGGGCGGGCCGGCCAAGGTCTCGATCATCTCGTCGGGGCTGTTCGGATCGCTGTCCGGTTCGGTCGTGTCCAACGTGATCTCGACCGGGGCGTTCACCATTCCCACCATGAAACGCTGCGGCTACCCGGCCTCCTACGCCGGCGCGGTCGAAGCCTGCGCCTCGACCGGGGGGTCGATCATGCCGCCGGTGATGGGGGCGGCGGGTTTCATCATGGCGTCGTTCCTGAACGTACCTTATTCCACCGTTGTTTCGGCCGCGATCCTGCCGGCGGTGCTGTTTTATGCCGCGCTGCTGTTGCAGGTCGACGCCTATGCCGCCCGCAACGGGCTGGAAGGCATGGACGAATCCGAATTGCCCCGTCTTGGCCCGACCCTGCGCGAGGGCTGGCCGCACATGGTGGGCGTGCTGACGCTGGTGGCGCTGATCCTGTTCTTCCACATGGAACGGTCCGCGCCGTTCTTCTCGGCCGGGTTCATGCTGGCCATCTCGATCCTGCGCGCCCCGCGCGACACGTGGACCATGATCCGCGACACGCTGGTCGAAACCGGGCGCAGCGGCGCCTACCTTTTCGGCATCCTCGCCGGCATCGGTCTGATCGTCGGCTCACTTTCGATCACCGGTGTCGGCAGCTCGGTTTCGCGCGAACTGGTGCATGCGGCGGGCGACAACCTGTACCTGCTGCTGGTCTTCGGCGCGCTGACCAGCTTCGTTCTGGGCATGGGGATGACGGCCAGCGCCTGCTACATCTTCCTGGCGATCATCCTTGGCCCCGCGCTGACATCGCAGGGGCTGGACGTGGTGGCGAGCCACCTGTTCATCCTTTACTGGGGCATGCTGTCCTACATCACCCCGCCCGTGGCGCTGGCCGCCGTGGTGGCGGCGGGGATATCGGGCAGCGGCGGGCTGCAGACCGGCATCCGCGCCATGCGGCTGGGATCGGTGCTGTTCATCCTGCCCTTCGCCTTCGTGCTGAACCCGGCCCTGATCCTGCGGGGCGATGCCCTGCACGTGATCCAGGCCATCGGCACCGCCGGTCTGGCGATCTGGTACATCTCGGCGGCCTTCGAGGGGTGGCTGTATTTCGCCGGACGCCTGTCCATGGCGCTGCGCGTGGCGGCGATGATCGCGGGGCTGGCGCTGTTGATCCCCGAGGGCAACAGCGACGTCATCGGCCTGGCGCTGGCCGTCGCCGTGATGGCCGTGGCACAGTGGCAGAAACGCCGGAGCACGGCTGCCGCATGAAGATCGACGGCTGGTCGGTCGAGGCGGTCGAACACCGCAACCTCGACCCGGAATGGCACTATGCTGGGCGCGACGTGCCCCGTCTGCCGGGGCTGCGCGTGGCGCTGCGGGCGGGGGCGTGGATGGGCGAAGGCTATGCCCCGTTCCTGCCGCACCTGGATGCCAGCGCGCAGGCGCTGACGGAAACGGGCCGCGCCCTTGCCGCCCCGATGACGGGGGCGGATGTTCTGGACCTGGATGGCGCGCTGGCGCGTCTTGGCCCCTGTGGTCGGGCGCTGAACGCGGCGCGCTCGGCCGTCGAGATGGCGTTGCTGGACCTGGCGGCGCGGGCGCGCGGGCAAAGCGTGGCGCGGATGCTGGGGGGCGTGCCCGTCCCGGTGCCGGTGCTGCGGATCATCCCGGTCAAGACGCCCGATCGCATGGCCGCGATCGCGGCAGCGCTGGTGGCCGAGGGCTATGGCGCATTGAAGCTGAAGGCGACCGGGACCATCGGGGACGACATCGCCCGCATCGCTGCCGTGCGCGCGCGCGTCGGGGATGACGTGGTGCTGACCGTCGATGCCAACCAGGCCTGCGATGTGATCGGCGCGCTGGCCTTCGAGACCGCGCTGCGCCCGCTTGGCGTCTGGTCGCTGGAACAACCCGTGCCCGCGGGCGATCCCGCCGTTCTGGCGCAGGTCCGGGCCGGGGCGGAAACGCGGATCGAAGCGGACGAGGCCCTGTTCACCCAACCCGACCTGGACCGTCTGCTGGCCGCAAGGGCCCCCGACGGGATCAGCCTGAAACTGGCCCGGTCCGGCGGGCTGCTGCCGTCCCTGCAGATGGCGCGCGCGGCGCAGGCCCGGGGCGTTCATGCGCGCATCGGCACCGCCTTCGGCGGCCCGCTGGTGACGCTGGCCACCGCGACGCTGGCGGCGCTGCATGCCTGTTCAGGCCCCGCCGAATGCGCCGAGTTCACCCATTTCAACGACGAGGATCACCTTTGGCCCGACATCCGGGCCGGCGTTCTGACCCTGCCGGACTCCCCCGGTTTCGGCCAGGTGCGCCGGACGCCCTGGCAGGCGCCCTGGCTGGACTAGACCTCAGGGAATTTCGGATTCGAAGATCGTGGCGGGCGGTGGCGGGCGGCGGCGCGGCGTCGTTTCGCCCTTCAGTTCGCGCAGGTACGCCATCGACCCGCGCGACACCTTCTCCATCAGGCGCATCAGCTCGCAGCGTTCTTCCTGTGTCAGTTCCGTCAGCATGTGGCGGTTGCGTTCCCGCGACGCGGCCAACACGTCCCGAACCAGCTTCTGGCCCGCCGGCGTCAGGCGCAGGTTCACGCTGCGCTTGTCGTCGGGGTTCGCTTCGCGCGCGATGAATCCGCGATCTTCCAGCACGGAAACCGTGCGGCTCATCTGGCTTTTCTGCACGCCCGCACGTTTCGCCAGCACATGCAGCGGCGCGACGCCCAGGAAATCCAGCACGGCCATGGCGCGCCAGTCATGGGTGTTCAGGTCGAAATGGGGCTTCAGGCCCAGCAGCGCAATGCGCGAAGACAGACCGGCAAGGCGCTGAAGATTATAGGAAAACAGATACCGGATGTCGTCGTCGTTGTGGCCAATTCCATCAATATCGTCGTTGGTGGTCAAGGTCGCCCCCTGGGTGCGTAAACGATTTAGGTAACACTGTATCCTATATCGTTGCCATTTCAACCACATGCACGACGACGTGACGGTGCGACAGGTGCGGCTGGCTCTCGGGGGGCATCCCGCTATAGTCGCGACGCGCCTGAATTTCGCCGGGGAGACCATGAAGAACCTCGATCTGTTCCGTTCCTTTGCCGTGCTGGGCGAGCTGTGCAATTTCTCGGCCGCCGCCGCACGGCTGGGGATCGCGCAGCCCACGCTGACCAAGCAGATCGCCCGGCTTGAAGACCTTCTGGGCACCCAGCTGTTCAACCGGTCCCGGCAGGGCACCGAGCTGACCGAGTTCGGCCGTCAGTTCCTGGCCGAGGTGCAGCCGCTGGTGCGCGAGGCGGACCGGATCTGGGACCTGGGCCAGCGGATGGCGGGGGGCGAGACCGGGCGCCTGGCCGTCGGCTTCACCTTTTCGGCGCTCGAGGTCATGACCCGCGCCCTGATCGCCTATCGCGACGCCTACCCCGAGGTCGAGCTGACCTTCGACGACATATCCTCGCGGTCGCAATTGCCGATGGTGCGCGACCGGCAGCTGGACGTGGCCTTTGCCCGCTGGCCCGGCGCGCCGGACCTGGCGTCGCGCATGGTGTCGCGCGACCGGCTGGCCTTTGTCTTTCCGGCCAGCCTTGCCGACCGGATCGACGACATCGACAGCCCGGCGGTTCGCAACCTGCCGTTCGTGCGGCTGAAGAAATCCGTCGCGCCCGGGTTCGAAGGCGCGGTCGAACGGCTGTTCGCGTGGAAAGAGCTTAACCCCGTGGTGACCCATTGGGTCAACGAGAGCCTGGTGCAGCTGCGCATGGTATCGGCCGGGTTCGGCGTTGCGGTCATGCATGAATCGGCGCTGGTTGGCATCATCGACAGCCACGCGATCATTGCCCAGGGCATCGAAGGTCCGGCGCTGGCCTGGCAGGTGGGCATGTTCTGGCGCAAGGACGAACGGAACCCGGTGGTCTGGAATTTCCTGCGCATCGCGCAGGAGACCATGGGCCTGCCGCAGGGCAGTGCCGGCGCGCCTCATTCCTAAACCTATCACAGATTGAACATCTTTGCGGTTCAAAGCGACCCTGTCCGGGCCCATGTTCCCTATCGACCAGGAAACAAAGCTTCATGCGCGGCGACGGGTGGTGGGCGCGATGGGCATAAGCCCCCCGCTCAGGCAGACCGGACGCCCCCGCCGTCACAGGAGACAGGATCGCCCCATGACCAGACAGATGCACCTTGCCGCTTTCATGAACGCGGGGCCGATGGGCACCACCGGCTGGCGTCACAAGGATGCCGATCCGGGCTTTCTGACGGCAGCCTATTACAAGAAGGCCGCCCGCATCCTTGAAGCCGCCCGCTTTGACCTGGCCTTCATTCCCGACGCGTTGTCGATGCCCCGGTCGCTGGGCGGGTCGTTCCGGCCGGCGGTCGAATGGGGATCGGGGACGCCGCGCATCGATCCGATGACCGTGCTGGGCGTAATGGCGGGGGTGACGGAGCACCTGGGCCTCGCCGCCACGATATCGACCGGCTACCACGAACCCTATAACCTGGCGCGCACGCTGGGCACCTTCGATCACATGACCGACGGGCGCGCGGGCTGGAACATCGTGACCTCGTTCCAGGATGCCGAGGCGCAGAATTTCGGCCAGGACAGGCTGCCCCCGCGCGAAGACCGCTATGCCCGCGCCGAAGAGGTGCTGCAGGCCACGACCCAGCTGTGGGACAGCTGGGATGACGACGTGATCTTCCAGGACAAGGACAGCGGGCATTTCGGCGATCCCGACAAGGTCCGGTCGGTCGATTACGCGGGCGATTACGTCAAGACGCAGGGCCCCCTGGGCGTGCCGCGCCCGCCGCAGGGCTATCCGCTGCTGATCCAGGCCGGGGCGTCGCCGCGCGGGCGCGACTTTGCCGCCCGCTGGGCCGACGTGATCTTTTCCAGCGCCGAGTCGATGGAAAGCGCGGCCGCCTTCTACGCCGACATCAAGGCGCGGGCGAAGGCCCATGGCCGCGACCCGGACCAGGTCAAGATCCTGACCGCCGCCACCGTCGTGGTGGGCGACACGGACGCCGAAGCCATGGCCAAGCACGAGGCCTTTGCCGACCTGGTCCACCCGCTGGCCGGGCTGTCGCGGCTGGCCTACCACGTGAACGTGGACCTGACGAAATACGACCTGGACGGGCCGCTGCCGACGCTGGAAGAGGTCGGCGTGCAGGGGCATTACGAAGAAGTCGTCGAATTCGCGCGTCGCGAGAACCTGACCGTGCGCGAGATCGGGCGCTGGTACGGGGCGCGCAGCGAAGGCAACATGATCGGTTCCGCGACGACCATCGCCGACAACATGGAACGCTGGATGGAGGCCGGGGCCTCGGACGGGTTCATGGTGCAGGCGACGCATCTGCCCGGCGCCTTCGAGGAATTCGCCGATTTCGTGGTGCCGGAACTGCAGCGGCGGGGCCTGCACCGGACGGAATACACCGGCCGCACCGCGCGCGAGACGCTGGGCCTGGACCGTCCGAAGCGGGACGAATGGAAGACCCGCGCGGCACCGGCTGGCGCATGACCCGGGCGCCTGACCTGCCCGCGTCGCTGCTGGTCGATCCGGACTGGCTGGCCGACGCTGTTGAGCGCGTGGTGGTTCTGGATGCGTCCGTCGCGCGGATCGATCGGCCCGGCGGGGTGACCGGGTTCGCCTCGGGCGCGGATGTCTTTGCCGGGGAACACCTGCCCGGCGCGCAGTTGGCGGACCTGTTCGGCGGTTTCTCGGACATGGATGCGCCGCTGTCCTTCACCCGCCCGTCGCCCGAGGCGCTGGAGCGCAGCGCCCGTGCGTTGGGTGTGAACAATGACAGCGTGGTGGTGGTCTATGACCGGCTGGGCGGGGCCTATGCCGCGCGGATCTGGCTGCTGTTTCACAGCGTCGGCTTCGACCGGGTGCGGGTGCTGAACGGCGGGCTTCAGGCGTGGAAAACCTCTGGATATGCCGTCGAAACCGGGCCCGCCGCGTCGGTCGCCCCGGGTGATTTTAGCGTCGGGCCACTGCGTGCGGATTTCGTTACCACCGACGACGTGGCGCGGATGGTTTCTGATGGTGCTGACGCGATGCAGCCGCTGGTCTGCGGGTTGCGGCCGCCGCAATTCACCGGCGAAGGCAGCGACGATCCGCGGCTGGGCCATATCCCGGGCAGCGTGAACCTGCCGTTTCCCGAGCTGTTGGATGGTGACGGCAAGCTGGACCTGGACCGTTTCCAGGACCGGTTCAACGCGCTGGATCTGGCGATGGATGCCGTGCCGGTGCTTTATTGCGGCGGTGGCATCAATGCGGCCGGGCTGGCGCTGGCCCTGGCCGCGACCGGGCACCGCGAATTCCGGGTCTATGACGATTCAATGAGCGGCTGGACGGCGGACCCGGCCCGCCCCGTGGCCCGTGGAGACGCACCATGACCCGACCGACCATGCTGAGTGGTGCCGAGCTGACCGAAGGCTATCGGCGGGGCAATTTCACCCCCGTCGATGTCGCCGAAGCGGCGTTGAAGGTGATCACCGGCCCGCTTGATGCGCTGAACGGTCTGTCCAGCCATGATGCCGGCCTGACGCTGGACGCCGCCCGCGCCAGCGCCGCGCGCTGGAAAGCGGGTGCGCCGCTGGGGCCGCTGGATGGCGTCCCGATCAGCTTCAAGGACAGTTTCCACATCGGCGGACTGCCGCGCTGGCACGGGACGGCCTGTCATTCGGGCACGGTGTCTGCGGCGGATGCGCTGCCGGTGGCGCGGGCGCGCGAGGCGGGAATGATCCCGACCTGCAAGACCAGCATGCCCGATTTCGCGATGATCATGTCCGGGCTCAGCTCGCAGCACGGGGTGATCCGCAATGCCTGGGATCACGATACCAGCCCCGGCGGGTCGTCCTCGGGCGCGGGGCCCAGCGTCGTGCTGGGGGCCGCGGCGGTGGCGTTGGGGACCGACATGGTGGGGTCGGTGCGGCTGCCCGCGGCGCTCAGCGGGCTGGCGTCGATCAAGCCGACGCAGGGGCGGATCGCCTATGATCCGCCGGGATCCTACCGCAGTGCCGGGCCGATGGCGCGCTGCGTGGCGGATGTGTCGCTGACGCTTGCGGCGCTGGGGCGGTTTTCGCACGGGGATTTCGTGTCCGCGTCGGGGGCCTTTCAGCCCGATGACGTGCCCGCGCGGCTGGACGGCAAGCGGGTCGCGCTGTGGCGGCAGGCCGGGTGGGGTGACGCGCCGGATGCCGAGACCCGCGCGGCCCTCGACAAGGCGGCGGCGCAGATGTCGGACCTGGGCGCCGAGATCGTCGAGATCGACGATCTGGCGGCCGATCCGGACGATTACATGGCGATCCACTGGAACATGCTGTACGTCGGCGCGCCCGATTACTTCGGGCTGAACGCCAAGGCGCGGGGGCTGATCCATCCCGATATCGGGGCGATGTACGACGGGCTGCTTGGCCAGTCGGCGATCCTGGCCGCCGGCATGATCCGGCGGATCAACGCGGCGGCGATCCGCATCGCCAGGCAGCTGGATCCGTTCGATCATGTCCTGTCGCCCGCGCTGCCGGTCCGGTCCTTCCCGGCCGACCTGACCTGCCCCGACCCGTCGCTGGGCGCCGCCAGCCATCAGGCCTTTGCCTGCTGGTTCAACCAGATCGGCTGGCCCGCTGCCACGGTGCCGGTGCATCAGCCCGATGATGGCGGCGTGCCGGTGTCGGTGCAGATCGCCGGAAAGCGGTTCGAGGACGCCGGCGTGCTGGGCGTGGCCGCGCGGCTGGAAGCCCTGCGCGGGTTCACCATTCAATGGCCCGAGGCGGCGGCATGACGGTTCTGGTCGTTTTCGACGTCGACGGCACGCTGCTGGATACGGCGGGGCTGCA is a window from the Marinibacterium anthonyi genome containing:
- the siaT_22 gene encoding Neu5Ac permease, which codes for MSDAAMTDTDFPGEDLRPETSRLHQTRFVVFPLTAVALLLVANQVFLLRIGGFQMPSTGLYYALIGFFFAILFLTFPMRRADDRRVPVYDWAFAAVSLGAGVYFASISGDIINRGWDYKAPDMPTLLALALFLLVLEGLRRTGGMVLFTICLAFAVFPTFADHLPGLLWGSQYTPRETLSAYVMGSGAIVGVPVQVVSELVIGYLLFGAALTVTGGGRFFMDFASALMGRARGGPAKVSIISSGLFGSLSGSVVSNVISTGAFTIPTMKRCGYPASYAGAVEACASTGGSIMPPVMGAAGFIMASFLNVPYSTVVSAAILPAVLFYAALLLQVDAYAARNGLEGMDESELPRLGPTLREGWPHMVGVLTLVALILFFHMERSAPFFSAGFMLAISILRAPRDTWTMIRDTLVETGRSGAYLFGILAGIGLIVGSLSITGVGSSVSRELVHAAGDNLYLLLVFGALTSFVLGMGMTASACYIFLAIILGPALTSQGLDVVASHLFILYWGMLSYITPPVALAAVVAAGISGSGGLQTGIRAMRLGSVLFILPFAFVLNPALILRGDALHVIQAIGTAGLAIWYISAAFEGWLYFAGRLSMALRVAAMIAGLALLIPEGNSDVIGLALAVAVMAVAQWQKRRSTAAA
- a CDS encoding L-Ala-D/L-Glu epimerase; this encodes MKIDGWSVEAVEHRNLDPEWHYAGRDVPRLPGLRVALRAGAWMGEGYAPFLPHLDASAQALTETGRALAAPMTGADVLDLDGALARLGPCGRALNAARSAVEMALLDLAARARGQSVARMLGGVPVPVPVLRIIPVKTPDRMAAIAAALVAEGYGALKLKATGTIGDDIARIAAVRARVGDDVVLTVDANQACDVIGALAFETALRPLGVWSLEQPVPAGDPAVLAQVRAGAETRIEADEALFTQPDLDRLLAARAPDGISLKLARSGGLLPSLQMARAAQARGVHARIGTAFGGPLVTLATATLAALHACSGPAECAEFTHFNDEDHLWPDIRAGVLTLPDSPGFGQVRRTPWQAPWLD
- a CDS encoding transcriptional regulator SlyA, producing MTTNDDIDGIGHNDDDIRYLFSYNLQRLAGLSSRIALLGLKPHFDLNTHDWRAMAVLDFLGVAPLHVLAKRAGVQKSQMSRTVSVLEDRGFIAREANPDDKRSVNLRLTPAGQKLVRDVLAASRERNRHMLTELTQEERCELMRLMEKVSRGSMAYLRELKGETTPRRRPPPPATIFESEIP
- the hcaR_5 gene encoding Hca operon transcriptional activator, coding for MHDDVTVRQVRLALGGHPAIVATRLNFAGETMKNLDLFRSFAVLGELCNFSAAAARLGIAQPTLTKQIARLEDLLGTQLFNRSRQGTELTEFGRQFLAEVQPLVREADRIWDLGQRMAGGETGRLAVGFTFSALEVMTRALIAYRDAYPEVELTFDDISSRSQLPMVRDRQLDVAFARWPGAPDLASRMVSRDRLAFVFPASLADRIDDIDSPAVRNLPFVRLKKSVAPGFEGAVERLFAWKELNPVVTHWVNESLVQLRMVSAGFGVAVMHESALVGIIDSHAIIAQGIEGPALAWQVGMFWRKDERNPVVWNFLRIAQETMGLPQGSAGAPHS
- the ntaA_11 gene encoding Nitrilotriacetate monooxygenase component A, which codes for MTRQMHLAAFMNAGPMGTTGWRHKDADPGFLTAAYYKKAARILEAARFDLAFIPDALSMPRSLGGSFRPAVEWGSGTPRIDPMTVLGVMAGVTEHLGLAATISTGYHEPYNLARTLGTFDHMTDGRAGWNIVTSFQDAEAQNFGQDRLPPREDRYARAEEVLQATTQLWDSWDDDVIFQDKDSGHFGDPDKVRSVDYAGDYVKTQGPLGVPRPPQGYPLLIQAGASPRGRDFAARWADVIFSSAESMESAAAFYADIKARAKAHGRDPDQVKILTAATVVVGDTDAEAMAKHEAFADLVHPLAGLSRLAYHVNVDLTKYDLDGPLPTLEEVGVQGHYEEVVEFARRENLTVREIGRWYGARSEGNMIGSATTIADNMERWMEAGASDGFMVQATHLPGAFEEFADFVVPELQRRGLHRTEYTGRTARETLGLDRPKRDEWKTRAAPAGA
- the sseA_2 gene encoding 3-mercaptopyruvate sulfurtransferase, whose protein sequence is MTRAPDLPASLLVDPDWLADAVERVVVLDASVARIDRPGGVTGFASGADVFAGEHLPGAQLADLFGGFSDMDAPLSFTRPSPEALERSARALGVNNDSVVVVYDRLGGAYAARIWLLFHSVGFDRVRVLNGGLQAWKTSGYAVETGPAASVAPGDFSVGPLRADFVTTDDVARMVSDGADAMQPLVCGLRPPQFTGEGSDDPRLGHIPGSVNLPFPELLDGDGKLDLDRFQDRFNALDLAMDAVPVLYCGGGINAAGLALALAATGHREFRVYDDSMSGWTADPARPVARGDAP
- the mdlY gene encoding Mandelamide hydrolase, with the protein product MTRPTMLSGAELTEGYRRGNFTPVDVAEAALKVITGPLDALNGLSSHDAGLTLDAARASAARWKAGAPLGPLDGVPISFKDSFHIGGLPRWHGTACHSGTVSAADALPVARAREAGMIPTCKTSMPDFAMIMSGLSSQHGVIRNAWDHDTSPGGSSSGAGPSVVLGAAAVALGTDMVGSVRLPAALSGLASIKPTQGRIAYDPPGSYRSAGPMARCVADVSLTLAALGRFSHGDFVSASGAFQPDDVPARLDGKRVALWRQAGWGDAPDAETRAALDKAAAQMSDLGAEIVEIDDLAADPDDYMAIHWNMLYVGAPDYFGLNAKARGLIHPDIGAMYDGLLGQSAILAAGMIRRINAAAIRIARQLDPFDHVLSPALPVRSFPADLTCPDPSLGAASHQAFACWFNQIGWPAATVPVHQPDDGGVPVSVQIAGKRFEDAGVLGVAARLEALRGFTIQWPEAAA